A genomic segment from Janthinobacterium sp. 64 encodes:
- a CDS encoding fumarylacetoacetate hydrolase family protein: protein MTNFIFAPQTIAGLPILGTDAQFPVRRIYCVGRNYAAHAREMGFDPDREPPFFFCKPNDDKSVVPVLPGVTASVPYPEQTSNYHHEIELVVAIGKGGSNIALEDAASHIFGYGVGLDMTRRDLQMRMREQGRPWEIGKAFDYSAPIGALTSMADSGEITTGAIVLEVDGKVVQTSDLTHLIWSVNEVIANLSTLFELQPGDIIMTGTPECVGAVTSGQTMAARIAGLTPITVAVK, encoded by the coding sequence ATGACCAACTTCATCTTCGCCCCCCAAACCATCGCCGGCCTGCCCATCCTTGGCACGGACGCGCAGTTCCCCGTACGCCGCATCTACTGCGTGGGCCGCAACTACGCCGCCCATGCGCGCGAAATGGGTTTTGACCCCGACCGCGAACCGCCATTCTTCTTTTGCAAGCCGAATGACGACAAGTCCGTCGTGCCCGTGCTGCCCGGCGTGACGGCCAGCGTGCCGTATCCGGAGCAGACGTCGAACTACCACCACGAGATCGAGCTGGTGGTCGCCATCGGCAAGGGCGGCAGCAATATCGCCCTGGAGGACGCGGCCTCGCACATCTTCGGCTACGGCGTGGGCCTGGACATGACGCGGCGCGACCTGCAGATGCGCATGCGCGAACAGGGGCGGCCATGGGAAATCGGCAAGGCCTTCGACTATTCGGCGCCCATCGGCGCGCTCACGTCGATGGCCGACAGCGGCGAGATCACCACGGGCGCCATCGTGCTGGAAGTCGACGGCAAGGTCGTGCAGACGAGCGACCTGACGCACCTGATCTGGTCCGTCAATGAAGTCATCGCCAATCTGTCCACGCTGTTCGAGCTGCAGCCGGGCGACATCATCATGACGGGCACGCCCGAATGCGTGGGCGCCGTCACCAGCGGGCAAACCATGGCGGCGCGCATCGCCGGGCTGACGCCGATCACCGTCGCCGTCAAGTAA